In one window of Microtus ochrogaster isolate Prairie Vole_2 unplaced genomic scaffold, MicOch1.0 UNK86, whole genome shotgun sequence DNA:
- the LOC101983221 gene encoding prothymosin alpha has protein sequence MSDAAVDTSSEITTKDLKEKKEVVEEAENGRDAPANGTAQNEENGEQEADNEVDEEEEEGGEEEEEEEEGDGEEEDGDEDEEAEAPTGSR, from the coding sequence ATGTCAGACGCTGCCGTGGACACCAGCTCCGAGATCACCACCAAGGActtgaaggagaagaaggaagttgtggaggaggcagagaatggaAGAGACGCACCTGCCAATGGCACTGCTCAGAATGAGGAAAATGGGGAGCAGGAGGCCGACAATGAGgtagatgaagaagaggaagaaggtggggaggaagaggaggaggaggaagaaggtgacggtgaggaagaggatggagatgaagatgaggaagctgaggctccTACGGGCAGCAGGTAG